In one Lolium rigidum isolate FL_2022 chromosome 3, APGP_CSIRO_Lrig_0.1, whole genome shotgun sequence genomic region, the following are encoded:
- the LOC124697744 gene encoding putative serpin-Z8: MEVPRKPTAQADIGGLAALSAGLARCLAEENADSNLILRVVGARSRGELEESVAGVVETALKDESGAGGPRIAFACGVWSELTCPLKAAYRRTVVDKFNAEASSVDFISNPEAARGQINAWVAEATSNLIGSVFGPGSITPLTRVVLGNAVYFKGKWVNPFNEKRTKDKLFYRLDGSTVDTPFMKSLSSQYIAVHDGFKVLKLRYEMAVPQGYVSSNRKKRKRMRMSSGRNKRTKFSMCIFLPDDHDGLPNLVDMIASQPGFLHEHLPKEKVEVDEFRVPKFKLSFESSVVTILEKLGLKLPFGDQADLSDMVEPDESGLPTFLNDIIHTAVIEVNEEGTEAAAVTFTDFEYGCDMPESPPPGVDFVADHPFVYFIVEEVTGAVIFAGHILDPSIEN; this comes from the exons ATGGAAGTGCCGAGGAAGCCGACGGCGCAGGCCGACATTGGCGGCCTGGCGGCGCTCTCTGCCGGCCTCGCGAGGTGCCTGGCCGAGGAGAACGCGGACAGCAACCTC ATCCTCCGCGTGGTGGGCGCGCGGTCACGCGGCGAGCTCGAGGAGTCCGTCGCCGGCGTCGTCGAGACCGCGCTCAAGGACGAGTCCGGCGCCGGCGGTCCACGCATCGCGTTCGCGTGCGGCGTCTGGAGCGAGCTCACGTGCCCGCTGAAGGCCGCCTACCGCCGCACCGTCGTGGACAAGTTCAACGCCGAGGCCAGCAGCGTCGACTTCATCAGCAACccggaggcggcacggggccagaTCAACGCCTGGGTCGCAGAGGCCACGAGCAACCTGATCGGTTCCGTCTTTGGTCCGGGATCAATCACGCCGCTCACCCGCGTCGTGCTCGGCAACGCCGTATACTTCAAGGGCAAGTGGGTTAATCCCTTCAACGAGAAGCGCACCAAGGACAAGCTTTTCTACCGGCTGGATGGTAGCACCGTCGACACGCCATTCATGAAGAGCCTGTCGTCCCAGTACATCGCCGTGCATGATGGGTTCAAGGTGCTCAAACTCCGGTATGAGATGGCAGTACCTCAAG GCTATGTATCCTCTAATCGTAAGAAGCGTAAGAGGATGAGGATGTCCTCTGGTCGTAACAAGCGCACGAAGTTCTCTATGTGTATCTTCCTTCCAGATGACCATGATGGCTTGCCGAACCTAGTTGACATGATAGCATCACAGCCTGGCTTCCTACACGAACACCTGCCCAAGGAGAAGGTCGAAGTTGACGAATTCCGGGTGCCCAAGTTTAAGTTGTCCTTCGAAAGCAGCGTCGTCACTATTCTTGAGAAGCTAGGGCTTAAATTGCCGTTCGGTGATCAAGCCGATCTGTCTGACATGGTAGAGCCCGATGAATCTGGCTTGCCGACGTTTTTGAATGACATCATCCACACGGCGGTCATCGAGGTAAACGAAGAAGGCACCGAAGCAGCGGCAGTCACCTTTACAGATTTTGAGTATGGATGTGATATGCCGGAGTCGCCACCTCCTGGGGTGGATTTTGTAGCTGACCATCCCTTTGTATACTTCATAGTGGAGGAGGTGACCGGCGCAGTTATATTTGCAGGGCACATCCTAGATCCGTCGATAGAGAACTAG